The DNA window ACAATAGATAATTGATTCTCGGACAATTGAATTGATCTTTATTTTGGTGTCAGCGATTTGACCGTTAAATAGGATCATCAATCACTAAAAAATATCAATTTATGCAATGCGCATAGCCGATCAAGGGCTGAAAATGCAAATGATATTATTCGAATATCATCTAAGCTATAAATTGTCAATCAAGAACTTTCTATATCCTGGCAGTAAACTAGAAGTTCGTTTTATACTAATGTTCAAAATTAAGTAACTAAATGAAGGATCTTGCTAACAAATAAAATTAAATAGAAATGAAAATAAAACTACTCTACATCGCTTTGCTAATTTCGTCGCTAGTATTTTCTCAATCAACAAATAGGCAAAAGATTCAGTTAAGACTAAGTACAGAAATGACAAGACTCGGTCTATCTGCTAGTGATATTAGTGATTGGGTTGTTGAAAGTGAAGCATCTTCTGAAAGCACCAAAATCACCAATTATTATATTGTTCAAAGATATAATGGGATTGAGATTTTTGATGCTCAATCTAATATCTCGATGAAAGAAGGCAAGGTAATTAACGTGGGCAATAAATTTGTTAGGGATATTGACAAAAAAGTAAATACAAGTAGGCCTAGTCTTTCAGTTTTAGAGGCCGTTTCTAAAGCGTATTCGCATGTAGGTATAAAAGCGCTTACGTCCTTTAAAATTGTGGAAAATCCAACTGAAAACACTTTTAAATTAAACGATGGAATTCAAGAAGAGTTAATTAGTGGTAAGTTAGGGTTCCAACAGATAAAAGAGGCTAAGTTAATTTTAGCTTGGTCCTTTCAGTTTTATTCCCCAGATGGCAAACATCTATGGAATATTGCCATAGACGCGACAAATGGACAATTATTAGATAAAAAAGACTTGGTTGTTAGCTGTAATTTTGGAACAAAACCTGCGAGTAATTATCCGTCGAACTATCCTTTTTATTTTAAAGAAAGCATTAATCCAAAGGCAAATGACTTTGCTATTCAAGCCGCAGCGGGTGCTTATAAAGTAATTCCGTATAATTATGAAAGTCCGAATCATAGTCCTTTTCAATTGATATCTTCGCCGAGCAATTCAACAGCCTCCCCAAATGGTTGGCATAACGCTAATACCTTAACAGGAACGACAGCATCTCTGAAGTATACCTATACAAAAGGGAACAATGTGTGGGCACAAGAAGATGCTACTGGCGATAACGGTACAGGATTTAGTCCTGATGGTGGTGCTTTGTTAAATTTTGATTTTCCCTATTCGGGGCAAACTGCACAACCTACAGACTATACTTCTGCAGCCACTGTCAATCTGTTTTATATGACTAATATAATGCATGATGTGTGGTATCAGTACGGATTTAATGAAGCTGCTGGTAATTTTCAAAAAAATAACTATGGAAGGGGCGGAAGTACCAGCCCTGATTTTGTTTTAGCCGATTCACAAGATGGCTATTCTCAATCATCAGCAACATTAAATAACGCTAATTTTTCTACACCAGTCGACGGAACTAGTCCGAGAATACAAATGTTTTTATGGACACTTGGGGCTCCACCGACAGAATATATTAAAGTTAATTCTCCATCCGGAATCGCTGGTCCAAAAGTAGCCACAAGTAATGTTTTTGAAGGAACGGATCGTATTCCAGTGCCTAGTGCTCCTAACGGAATCACTTCAGATTTAGTATTATATAAAAATAATCCAACACCTCCAGGATATAATTCGGGATGTCAAATTCCTTTAAATGCAGCTGAATTGAATGGAAAAATAGCATTGATAAAAAGAGGAGGTTGTTTTTTTAATTTAAAAGTAAAAAATGCTCAAGATGCTGGCGCAAAAGCGGTAATTGTTATGGATAGTATTCCTAATAATCCAACACGTTTGTCGATGAGTTCTACAGGTATAATTGGCATAAATATTCCCGCAGTATTTGTAACCAAAGAAATTGGAGATTCTTTTTTGCAGCAGATGGCAAGCGGTCCAGTAAATGTAAAATTAGAAATTCCAGCCGGTTTATACCTGTATGCTGATGGGGATTTTGATAACGGAATAATTGCGCACGAGTACGGACACGGAATTTCGAACAGATTAACAGGTGGAAGGTTAAATTCAAATTGTTTAACAGCCCCAGAACAAATGGGGGAGGGATGGTCAGATTGGATGGCTTTGATGATGCAACTAAAAGCAGGCGATGTTGGTGAGACTCCTAAAGGTGTCGGTACTTACGCTCTTAACCAATTAACCACCGGTCG is part of the Flavobacterium nackdongense genome and encodes:
- a CDS encoding T9SS-dependent M36 family metallopeptidase, yielding MKIKLLYIALLISSLVFSQSTNRQKIQLRLSTEMTRLGLSASDISDWVVESEASSESTKITNYYIVQRYNGIEIFDAQSNISMKEGKVINVGNKFVRDIDKKVNTSRPSLSVLEAVSKAYSHVGIKALTSFKIVENPTENTFKLNDGIQEELISGKLGFQQIKEAKLILAWSFQFYSPDGKHLWNIAIDATNGQLLDKKDLVVSCNFGTKPASNYPSNYPFYFKESINPKANDFAIQAAAGAYKVIPYNYESPNHSPFQLISSPSNSTASPNGWHNANTLTGTTASLKYTYTKGNNVWAQEDATGDNGTGFSPDGGALLNFDFPYSGQTAQPTDYTSAATVNLFYMTNIMHDVWYQYGFNEAAGNFQKNNYGRGGSTSPDFVLADSQDGYSQSSATLNNANFSTPVDGTSPRIQMFLWTLGAPPTEYIKVNSPSGIAGPKVATSNVFEGTDRIPVPSAPNGITSDLVLYKNNPTPPGYNSGCQIPLNAAELNGKIALIKRGGCFFNLKVKNAQDAGAKAVIVMDSIPNNPTRLSMSSTGIIGINIPAVFVTKEIGDSFLQQMASGPVNVKLEIPAGLYLYADGDFDNGIIAHEYGHGISNRLTGGRLNSNCLTAPEQMGEGWSDWMALMMQLKAGDVGETPKGVGTYALNQLTTGRGLRNYPYSTNMAVNPLTFADTNGKTTIDSNPDSATYQFEIVEPHDVGEVWTAILWDLTWAYIGKYGFNSNIYTGTGGNNKVMQLVIDAMKLQPCNPSFIEARDAIIQADQATTFGQDFCLIWRVFARRGLGINASSGGNSGDKSNVADIKDQIADFNLPTSGAFCAPLAVDNFDKSKISLYPNPAPKGQVYLHTEGVVGKYNIQVVDLNGRIVYKLSDFESKSSESDDRLINLSSLEKGMYIFKITGETVDYAEKILIK